The proteins below come from a single Granulicella sibirica genomic window:
- a CDS encoding PRTRC system ThiF family protein, with translation MRVAHQIPPDLLGKRPIRILVVGAGGTGSSIVMGLPYLDQAMRAWGHSFGLNVSLMDADTVSPTNCVRQPFSVSDVGQNKATILINRINLFWGTRWSAVPNHFHECSLDRVHDRPFDVVIGCVDSRAGRRAIDAAFHRGLSRCCYWLDLGNNAASGQYVLGQPLNQRNRRKAERLRTVSELYPEIVDVEAGESPLPSCSAVEALDRQEPFINQTLASSALAMLAQLFRYGSLTYHGGFFNARTGQMSSLPIDPDMWKRGRRRRPTSRPT, from the coding sequence ATGCGTGTTGCACACCAGATTCCGCCCGATCTGCTTGGTAAGCGTCCTATCCGGATTCTCGTGGTGGGCGCTGGGGGCACTGGCAGTTCCATCGTCATGGGACTGCCCTATCTTGATCAGGCAATGCGTGCCTGGGGACATTCCTTCGGTTTGAACGTGAGCCTGATGGACGCCGATACAGTTTCACCTACCAACTGCGTCAGGCAGCCCTTCTCGGTCTCCGACGTCGGACAAAACAAAGCAACCATATTGATCAACCGAATCAATCTCTTTTGGGGAACGCGCTGGTCGGCTGTCCCCAACCACTTCCATGAGTGTTCCCTGGATCGCGTTCACGATCGGCCGTTCGATGTGGTAATCGGCTGCGTTGACTCCAGGGCCGGCAGGAGGGCAATCGATGCTGCATTTCACCGAGGTCTGAGCCGGTGCTGCTATTGGCTCGATCTCGGTAACAATGCGGCGAGCGGACAGTATGTGTTGGGACAGCCGCTCAATCAGCGCAATCGAAGAAAGGCAGAGCGACTGCGCACCGTAAGTGAGCTCTATCCCGAGATCGTGGACGTTGAAGCCGGTGAGAGTCCCTTGCCCAGTTGCTCCGCTGTCGAAGCCCTCGATCGCCAAGAACCCTTCATCAATCAAACACTCGCTTCGAGTGCGCTCGCGATGCTCGCCCAACTGTTCCGATATGGTTCGCTGACGTATCACGGCGGATTCTTCAACGCCCGTACCGGGCAGATGAGCTCACTTCCGATCGATCCCGACATGTGGAAGCGTGGGCGGAGACGAAGACCT